In the genome of Christensenella timonensis, one region contains:
- a CDS encoding glycosyltransferase family 2 protein — MKELLVFVPAYNEQDNIEKVARDLEKNCPGVDYIVIDDGSTDDTARICREKNIPCMSLPVNLGLDGVFQTGNKYAYLSGYQMSIPFDGDGQHNAEYIMPLVDKMKEGYDIVVGSRFLEKKKNSSLRMLGSRLLSGAFRLTTGQKFTDPTSGMRLVDRKIMRQIAFDPNCGAEPDTWAYFVRKGAKLAEVQVEMNERKAGTSYFTLAKSIAYMFRILISMIFINLFRGKER; from the coding sequence ATGAAAGAGCTGTTGGTATTTGTGCCGGCCTATAATGAGCAGGATAATATCGAAAAAGTGGCGCGCGATCTTGAAAAGAACTGCCCCGGCGTTGATTATATTGTAATCGACGATGGGTCGACGGACGATACGGCGCGTATTTGTCGCGAAAAAAACATCCCATGTATGTCGCTGCCTGTCAATTTAGGACTCGACGGGGTATTCCAGACGGGGAACAAATACGCTTATTTAAGCGGATACCAGATGTCCATTCCTTTTGACGGGGACGGACAGCACAATGCAGAATATATCATGCCCCTGGTCGATAAGATGAAAGAGGGCTATGATATTGTCGTAGGCTCGCGTTTTTTGGAAAAGAAAAAGAATAGTAGCCTGCGGATGCTCGGCTCGCGACTTTTGAGCGGCGCTTTTCGCCTGACGACCGGACAAAAATTTACGGATCCGACTTCGGGAATGCGGCTTGTAGACCGTAAGATCATGCGGCAGATCGCCTTTGACCCCAACTGTGGGGCAGAGCCGGATACGTGGGCATATTTTGTCCGCAAGGGCGCGAAGCTTGCAGAAGTCCAGGTGGAAATGAATGAGCGGAAGGCAGGAACCAGTTACTTTACACTGGCGAAATCCATCGCTTATATGTTCCGTATACTGATTTCAATGATATTTATCAATTTATTCCGCGGAAAGGAAAGATGA